In one window of Larus michahellis chromosome 10, bLarMic1.1, whole genome shotgun sequence DNA:
- the TNNC1 gene encoding troponin C, slow skeletal and cardiac muscles, with protein sequence MDDIYKAAVEQLTEEQKNEFKAAFDIFVLGAEDGCISTKELGKVMRMLGQNPTPEELQEMIDEVDEDGSGTVDFDEFLVMMVRCMKDDSKGKTEEELSDLFRMFDKNADGYIDLEELKIMLQATGETITEDDIEELMKDGDKNNDGRIDYDEFLEFMKGVE encoded by the exons ATGGATGACATTTATAAGGCAGCG GTTGAGCAGctgacagaagaacaaaaaaatg agTTCAAGGCTGCCTTCGACATCTTCGTGCTGGGGGCGGAGGATGGCTGCATCAGCACCAAGGAGCTGGGGAAGGTGATGCGGATGCTGGGGCAGAACCCCACccctgaggagctgcaggagatgaTAGACGAGgtggatgaggatg gcagcggcaCTGTAGACTTTGATGAGTTCCTTGTTATGATGGTCCGGTGTATGAAAGAcgacagcaaaggaaaaactgaagaggAACTCTCAGATCTTTTCAGGATGTTTGATAA AAATGCCGATGGCTACATCGACCTCGAGGAGCTGAAGATCATGCTGCAGGCAACGGGAGAGACCATCACCGAGGATGACATAGAAGAACTGATGAAAGATGGAGATAAAAACAATGATGGCAGGATTGACTATGACG AGTTCCTGGAGTTTATGAAGGGAGTTGAATAA